The following coding sequences lie in one Erwinia amylovora genomic window:
- a CDS encoding isoaspartyl peptidase/L-asparaginase family protein, whose protein sequence is MAKATIAIHGGAGAIARASMDASQEQHYRQALSQIIAGAQASLAAGRSALDVVTEAVRQLEECPLFNAGRGAVFTHQGRHELDACIMDGRTRAAGAVAGVTRVRNPVLAARAVLENSPHVLFISEGAESFAEQQGLEMVDNHFFSTPQRRVQLESAIAAGQMRLDHDGDTIDADRKFGTVGAVACDGAGNLAAATSTGGITNKQAGRVGDSPLPGAGCYASAGVAVSCTGSGEAFMRLLAAYDVAALMEYGGLSLHRAAQQVIMQKIPALGGSGGLIAVDAAGNLALPFNSEGMYRAYGVEGKAPVVAIYQEEPW, encoded by the coding sequence ATGGCCAAAGCGACGATTGCAATTCATGGCGGTGCCGGTGCCATTGCGCGTGCCAGCATGGATGCCAGCCAGGAGCAACACTATCGTCAGGCGTTATCACAGATTATTGCTGGCGCGCAGGCCAGCCTTGCAGCGGGGCGCAGCGCGCTGGATGTGGTTACCGAAGCGGTGCGACAGCTGGAAGAATGTCCGCTGTTCAATGCCGGGCGCGGCGCGGTATTTACCCATCAGGGGCGTCATGAGCTTGATGCCTGCATAATGGATGGCAGAACGCGCGCAGCCGGGGCAGTGGCGGGTGTTACCCGCGTTCGCAATCCGGTGCTGGCAGCGCGCGCCGTGCTGGAAAACAGCCCGCATGTGCTGTTTATCAGTGAGGGTGCGGAATCGTTTGCGGAGCAGCAGGGCCTTGAAATGGTCGATAATCACTTTTTTTCTACCCCCCAGCGCCGCGTTCAGCTGGAAAGCGCTATTGCCGCCGGGCAAATGCGGCTGGATCATGACGGTGACACGATCGATGCCGATCGTAAATTTGGCACCGTGGGGGCTGTGGCGTGTGATGGTGCCGGCAATCTGGCGGCAGCCACCTCGACCGGCGGCATCACCAATAAGCAGGCCGGGCGCGTGGGTGATTCGCCGCTACCCGGTGCGGGATGCTATGCCAGCGCCGGGGTTGCCGTCTCCTGTACCGGAAGCGGAGAAGCCTTTATGCGCCTGTTGGCTGCCTATGATGTGGCCGCATTGATGGAATATGGCGGGCTGTCTCTGCATCGGGCGGCGCAGCAGGTTATTATGCAGAAAATCCCCGCGCTGGGTGGCAGCGGGGGGCTGATTGCCGTCGATGCTGCTGGTAACCTCGCGCTGCCTTTCAATAGTGAAGGAATGTATCGCGCTTATGGCGTGGAGGGCAAAGCGCCGGTGGTCGCTATTTATCAGGAGGAACCCTGGTGA
- the moeA gene encoding molybdopterin molybdotransferase MoeA produces MEAFSAGLISLDDALTTLLARITPLADKETVSLTHAAGRITAHAVISPLNVPPFDNSAMDGYALRLADLAPGVALPVAGKAFAGSPYDGEWPADSCIRIMTGAPLPAGCEAVVMQEQTAAVGDAVRITASVIAGQHIRRAGEDITKGAQVLAAGVKLGAAQLPLLASLGIPQVTVLRKLRVAIFSTGDELQPVDQPLAAGQIYDTNRFAVRLMLDKLGCEVIDLGIIRDDPAALRAAFINADASADVVISSGGVSVGEADYTKQILEELGEIGFWKLAIKPGKPFAFGRLAHSWFCGLPGNPVSAVLTFYQLVQPLLARLTGQHGPALPPRQRVRCVSELKKTPGRLDFQRGILQRDADGDLLVKTSGHQGSHIYSSFRQANCFIVLERERGNVAVGEWVEVEPFNALLEG; encoded by the coding sequence ATGGAAGCATTTAGCGCGGGATTGATCTCACTTGACGATGCCCTGACAACCCTGTTGGCACGCATCACCCCTCTTGCTGACAAAGAAACCGTTAGCCTGACGCACGCGGCTGGCCGTATTACTGCCCACGCGGTGATTTCCCCGCTGAACGTACCGCCGTTTGATAATTCGGCGATGGACGGTTATGCCCTGCGGCTGGCCGACCTCGCCCCGGGAGTCGCGCTGCCGGTCGCCGGGAAGGCCTTCGCCGGTAGCCCTTATGACGGCGAATGGCCTGCGGATAGCTGCATCCGCATTATGACCGGCGCGCCGTTGCCGGCAGGATGCGAAGCGGTCGTCATGCAGGAACAAACCGCTGCGGTGGGTGACGCGGTGCGCATTACCGCCAGCGTTATCGCCGGGCAACATATTCGTCGGGCGGGGGAAGATATCACCAAAGGCGCTCAGGTGCTGGCAGCCGGGGTAAAACTCGGCGCGGCGCAACTGCCGCTGCTGGCCTCGCTCGGTATTCCACAAGTGACGGTGCTGCGCAAACTGCGCGTGGCGATATTTTCAACCGGAGACGAACTGCAGCCGGTGGATCAGCCGCTGGCGGCAGGGCAAATCTACGATACCAACCGTTTCGCCGTGCGGCTGATGCTGGATAAGCTTGGCTGTGAAGTGATTGACCTTGGCATCATTCGCGACGACCCGGCCGCTCTGCGCGCCGCCTTTATCAACGCCGATGCCAGCGCCGATGTGGTTATCAGCAGCGGTGGCGTATCGGTTGGCGAGGCTGATTACACCAAACAGATCCTGGAGGAGCTGGGAGAAATTGGCTTCTGGAAGCTGGCAATTAAACCCGGTAAGCCGTTTGCCTTTGGCCGCCTGGCGCACAGCTGGTTCTGTGGCCTGCCCGGCAACCCGGTCTCGGCAGTGCTGACCTTTTACCAGCTGGTGCAACCCCTGCTGGCCAGGTTGACCGGGCAGCACGGCCCGGCGCTGCCGCCGCGTCAACGGGTTCGCTGCGTCAGCGAACTGAAAAAGACGCCGGGACGCCTTGATTTCCAGCGCGGCATCCTCCAGCGCGATGCTGACGGCGATCTGCTGGTGAAAACCAGCGGACATCAGGGTTCGCACATATACAGTTCGTTCCGGCAGGCCAACTGTTTTATTGTGCTGGAGCGCGAACGCGGCAATGTGGCAGTGGGTGAATGGGTAGAGGTTGAACCCTTCAACGCGTTGCTGGAGGGCTGA
- a CDS encoding HlyD family secretion protein — protein sequence METMAKQTPSAPDDQSLVQNESQPADDGQQDENSRPRPGKKPLIILGIVVVIMLFVALLFWLMTRNIETTDDAFTEANAVTIAPKVAGYITQLKVKDNQRVKEGDLLVVIDARDATAQHDRAEAQLGVAVAQLHQAQAQLDLARVQYPAQKQQALAQLARAEANYLNAREDDKRQRGVDPRATSQRNIDAASARLRTAKAELSDAQAQVAVASQVALQIRQQETRVEACQSQVDQAQAQLNTASLNLSYTEVRAPYDGFISKRNVQPGTLVQAGSSLFSLVSPDVWIVANFKESQLARMKPGNKVDISVDAWPDLKLKGHVDSIQMGSGSRFSAFPSENATGNYVKIVQRVPVKIVIDSGLDANHPLPIGLSVEPKVTLE from the coding sequence ATGGAAACTATGGCTAAGCAAACTCCCTCCGCACCCGATGATCAATCCCTGGTACAAAATGAATCACAACCGGCCGATGACGGCCAGCAAGATGAAAATAGTCGTCCACGTCCCGGCAAAAAACCGCTGATTATTCTGGGCATTGTGGTGGTCATTATGCTGTTCGTTGCGCTGCTTTTCTGGTTGATGACCCGCAATATTGAAACCACCGATGATGCTTTTACCGAAGCGAATGCCGTTACCATCGCGCCAAAAGTTGCGGGTTATATCACTCAGCTGAAGGTGAAAGACAACCAGCGGGTGAAGGAAGGTGACCTGCTGGTGGTAATTGATGCACGCGATGCCACCGCCCAGCACGATCGGGCTGAGGCGCAGCTTGGGGTTGCCGTGGCACAGCTGCATCAGGCGCAGGCACAGCTGGACCTGGCGCGGGTACAATATCCGGCGCAGAAACAGCAGGCGCTGGCGCAGCTGGCGCGTGCTGAAGCCAACTATCTTAACGCGCGGGAAGACGATAAACGTCAGCGCGGCGTTGACCCACGCGCCACCTCGCAACGCAATATCGATGCCGCCAGCGCCCGGCTGCGCACGGCCAAAGCGGAGCTGTCTGACGCGCAGGCTCAGGTCGCCGTGGCTTCGCAGGTGGCTTTACAAATCCGTCAGCAGGAAACCCGCGTCGAAGCGTGCCAAAGCCAGGTTGATCAGGCCCAGGCGCAACTCAATACTGCCAGCCTCAATCTGTCCTACACCGAGGTGCGTGCGCCTTACGATGGCTTTATCAGCAAACGCAATGTGCAGCCAGGCACGCTGGTGCAGGCGGGTTCTTCGCTGTTTTCGCTGGTATCACCGGATGTGTGGATTGTTGCCAACTTTAAAGAATCCCAGCTGGCGCGCATGAAGCCGGGTAATAAAGTCGATATCAGCGTCGACGCGTGGCCCGATCTGAAGCTGAAAGGGCATGTCGACAGCATACAAATGGGCAGCGGCTCGCGTTTCTCTGCGTTCCCGTCTGAAAATGCCACCGGAAACTACGTGAAAATTGTCCAGCGCGTCCCGGTGAAAATTGTCATTGATAGCGGGCTGGATGCCAACCATCCGCTGCCGATTGGCCTGTCGGTTGAACCGAAGGTAACGCTGGAATGA
- the mntR gene encoding manganese-binding transcriptional regulator MntR, whose amino-acid sequence MSRRAKVAVPAPLKDIEEHVEGFRQVREAHRRELIDDYVELISDLIREFGEARQVDMAARLGVSQPTVAKMLKRLATGGLVEQVPYRGVFLTPEGEKLANESRERHHIVETFLLALGISPDTARRDAEGIEHHVSDETLLIFRQFSESRQ is encoded by the coding sequence ATGAGTCGTCGCGCAAAAGTTGCAGTGCCCGCGCCACTGAAAGATATCGAAGAGCATGTCGAAGGCTTCCGCCAGGTACGTGAAGCGCATCGTCGTGAGCTGATCGATGACTATGTTGAGCTGATTTCTGACCTTATCCGTGAGTTTGGCGAAGCGCGGCAGGTGGACATGGCCGCCCGTCTTGGCGTTTCGCAGCCCACGGTGGCTAAAATGCTGAAACGTCTCGCCACTGGCGGGCTGGTCGAGCAAGTGCCGTATCGCGGCGTATTCCTGACCCCGGAAGGAGAAAAGCTGGCGAACGAAAGTCGTGAGCGCCACCACATTGTGGAAACTTTCCTTTTGGCGCTGGGTATCAGCCCGGATACCGCCCGCCGCGATGCGGAAGGCATTGAGCACCATGTCAGCGATGAAACCCTGCTCATTTTCCGGCAATTCAGTGAAAGCCGGCAATAA
- the moeB gene encoding molybdopterin-synthase adenylyltransferase MoeB: MLPELSDEEMLRYNRQIVLRGFDFDRQEQLKAARVLVVGLGGLGCAASQYLAAAGVGQLTLLDFDQVSLSNLQRQILHGEAEVGMAKVDSARARLAALNSLIAIDTLNARLDDHALAPLIARHQLVIDCCDSLETREQLNRLCFAGKTPLVSGAAIRMEGHISVFSWGNEEPCYRCISRLFGAATLSCTEAGVMAPLVGVIGSLQAMEAIRVLTHYGSPVAGQLLLYDAMTLQFRSIKVARDKACEVCGGDGQ; the protein is encoded by the coding sequence ATGTTGCCCGAACTGAGCGATGAGGAGATGCTGCGCTATAACCGTCAAATCGTCCTGCGGGGTTTCGACTTTGACAGACAGGAACAGCTGAAGGCCGCCCGCGTACTGGTGGTGGGGCTGGGGGGGCTGGGCTGCGCCGCCAGCCAGTATCTTGCCGCCGCCGGAGTCGGGCAGCTGACGCTGCTTGATTTTGACCAGGTTTCGCTGTCGAATCTGCAACGTCAGATATTGCACGGCGAGGCCGAGGTAGGAATGGCAAAAGTCGATTCGGCGCGGGCACGCCTTGCTGCCCTCAACTCACTGATTGCCATCGACACGCTGAATGCCCGCCTTGATGACCACGCGCTGGCACCGCTGATCGCCCGGCATCAGCTGGTTATCGACTGTTGCGACAGCCTTGAAACGCGGGAACAGCTCAACCGCCTGTGTTTTGCCGGTAAAACGCCGTTGGTGTCCGGGGCGGCAATCCGCATGGAAGGGCACATCAGCGTATTCAGCTGGGGCAACGAGGAACCCTGCTATCGCTGCATCAGCCGTTTATTTGGCGCAGCAACCCTGAGCTGCACCGAAGCGGGGGTGATGGCACCGCTGGTCGGGGTGATCGGTTCACTGCAGGCGATGGAGGCCATTCGCGTTCTGACCCACTACGGCAGCCCGGTAGCCGGGCAACTGCTGCTGTACGATGCCATGACGCTGCAGTTCCGCTCGATCAAGGTGGCGAGAGATAAGGCCTGTGAAGTCTGTGGAGGTGATGGCCAGTGA
- a CDS encoding efflux transporter outer membrane subunit: MKVPCYIRRSGNGVLIAAALSLGGCAPGPDYQPPRPVTPEVFNSMPPQGGAKILPSAPRADWWKAFGDPQLNSLIERAVQGNLSLQQTVLRIAGARQQLDQARGAWAPSASGNARFSRQQLGIKGELESQGVDDRLNGMGNADSLRPVLDSLEKPIGLYQGSFDASWELDLWGKVRRQVEMADARQQQSVEERNDALVSLEAEVARAYLQLRGAQAITRTIETQIDVAQLMLELTRSQQQNGLAPQTNVENARAQLSSLRAQLPHYQAQIHQAMNGLAVLTGKVPGALDAELTPRKALTLLPPAVPVGVPSELARRRPDVRAAEASLHAATASIGVSVAQLFPSLSLSGQFGVRNSDASYLDRWSSNFYSFGPSITLPIFQGGRLVSGVKLARAQQASAALQYRQTVLTALQDVENALVSYRSDLQQVTGLDDSAQALQNACNLASVSYRQGLSSFIEPLDAQRQLAQLQQQAEQARVQSLLDLVALYKALGGGWESWQKVHLPDYPVFGAAEKP, from the coding sequence ATGAAGGTTCCTTGTTATATTCGGCGCTCAGGAAACGGCGTACTGATAGCGGCAGCGCTGTCGCTTGGCGGCTGTGCGCCGGGGCCGGACTATCAGCCCCCCAGGCCCGTTACGCCGGAAGTTTTTAACAGTATGCCGCCACAGGGGGGAGCAAAAATTCTGCCATCAGCCCCCCGCGCCGACTGGTGGAAAGCGTTTGGCGATCCGCAGTTAAACAGCCTGATCGAGCGGGCGGTGCAGGGAAATCTGTCCCTGCAACAGACGGTGCTGCGCATCGCCGGGGCGCGTCAGCAGCTGGATCAGGCGCGTGGTGCCTGGGCGCCTTCAGCCAGTGGCAATGCGCGCTTTTCCCGTCAGCAGCTGGGAATAAAAGGCGAACTGGAATCGCAAGGGGTCGACGATCGGCTCAATGGGATGGGCAACGCCGACAGCTTGCGCCCGGTGCTGGACAGCCTGGAAAAACCGATTGGTTTGTATCAGGGCAGTTTCGATGCTTCATGGGAACTGGATCTGTGGGGCAAGGTGCGCCGCCAGGTCGAAATGGCGGATGCCCGGCAGCAGCAGTCGGTGGAAGAGCGCAACGATGCGCTGGTGTCGCTGGAAGCCGAGGTTGCACGCGCTTATCTGCAACTGCGCGGCGCACAGGCCATTACCCGGACAATCGAAACGCAAATTGATGTGGCGCAGCTGATGCTGGAACTCACGCGCAGCCAGCAGCAAAACGGACTGGCACCGCAGACCAACGTAGAAAATGCCCGTGCACAGCTCAGCTCGCTGCGTGCGCAGCTGCCGCATTACCAGGCGCAGATCCACCAGGCGATGAACGGATTGGCGGTATTAACCGGTAAGGTTCCGGGGGCGCTGGACGCAGAACTGACGCCGCGTAAAGCGCTAACGCTGTTGCCACCCGCGGTGCCGGTCGGCGTGCCGTCTGAGCTGGCGCGCCGCCGCCCTGATGTTCGCGCCGCCGAAGCCAGCCTGCATGCCGCCACGGCCAGTATTGGCGTTTCGGTGGCGCAGCTGTTCCCCAGCCTGTCGCTTAGCGGGCAGTTTGGTGTGCGTAACAGTGATGCCAGCTATCTGGATCGCTGGAGCAGCAATTTTTACAGCTTTGGCCCGTCAATTACCCTGCCGATATTCCAGGGGGGAAGGCTGGTTTCCGGCGTGAAGCTGGCGCGAGCGCAGCAGGCCAGCGCGGCGTTACAGTATCGTCAGACGGTGCTGACGGCGTTGCAGGACGTGGAGAATGCGTTAGTCAGCTACCGCAGCGATCTGCAGCAGGTCACCGGGCTGGATGACAGCGCCCAGGCGCTGCAAAACGCCTGTAACCTTGCCAGCGTCAGCTACCGTCAGGGGCTGTCTTCATTTATCGAACCGCTGGATGCGCAGCGACAGTTGGCGCAGCTACAACAGCAGGCAGAGCAGGCACGGGTACAAAGCCTTCTCGACCTGGTGGCGCTGTATAAGGCGCTTGGCGGTGGCTGGGAAAGCTGGCAGAAGGTACATTTGCCGGATTACCCGGTATTTGGCGCCGCTGAAAAACCCTGA
- a CDS encoding DHA2 family efflux MFS transporter permease subunit produces the protein MSSGQSWKPASNPWLVAMTVTLAVFMEILDTTIVNVALPHVAGSLSASYDESTWVLTSYLVANGIVLPISAFLSRLLGRKQFFLVCIVMFTVCSFLCGIATELWQIILFRVLQGFFGGGLQPVQQSVLLDYFKPADRGKAFGLSSIAVIVAPVLGPTLGGWITDNYSWRWVFFINIPVGIFSVLAIYQLLEDPPWERKLAKGKLSIDYIGIGLITLGLGCLQVMMDRGEDADWFQSSFIVTFALLALTGIVGAVYWLMYAKRPVVDLLVLKDRNFAVACLLMAGMAVILYGSSVVIPQLAQQDLGYTATLSGLVLSPGAVLIVLSIPLVLKLMPLVQTRLLIAFGFTLLGVSFIYSSTLTPDIDFTTLVLMRSFQTIGLGFLFVPLTTIAFVTIPQRLNADASALFTMFRNVAGSIGISLSTSMITERSQARSAQLADGMTPFNEPFNLTLERWTQGVRDFAHTAGDPLTIASGQLYKQMIVQARFLAYIDVFMGLSIVALILIPFCLLLAPIKSEGSAGAH, from the coding sequence ATGAGTTCCGGCCAGAGCTGGAAGCCAGCCAGTAATCCCTGGCTGGTGGCGATGACGGTGACGCTGGCGGTGTTTATGGAGATCCTCGATACCACGATTGTCAACGTTGCCCTGCCGCACGTTGCGGGATCGCTCTCGGCCAGTTACGACGAATCCACCTGGGTTTTGACCTCATATCTGGTGGCGAACGGCATCGTTTTGCCGATTTCCGCCTTTCTCAGTCGCCTGCTGGGTCGCAAGCAGTTTTTTCTGGTTTGCATCGTGATGTTTACCGTCTGTTCCTTCCTGTGTGGTATCGCCACGGAGCTGTGGCAGATCATTCTGTTCCGCGTATTACAGGGCTTTTTTGGCGGTGGCCTGCAGCCGGTGCAACAGTCGGTGTTACTGGACTACTTTAAACCCGCCGATCGTGGCAAGGCATTTGGCCTGTCATCCATTGCGGTGATCGTAGCACCGGTGCTTGGCCCAACGTTGGGTGGATGGATCACCGATAACTACAGCTGGCGCTGGGTGTTTTTCATCAATATTCCGGTAGGGATCTTCAGCGTATTGGCCATCTATCAGCTGCTGGAAGATCCACCGTGGGAGCGCAAATTGGCCAAGGGTAAACTCAGCATTGACTATATTGGCATCGGCCTGATTACCCTTGGCCTGGGCTGTTTGCAGGTGATGATGGATCGCGGCGAAGATGCCGACTGGTTCCAGTCCAGCTTTATTGTCACTTTCGCCCTGCTGGCGCTGACCGGCATTGTCGGTGCTGTCTACTGGCTGATGTATGCCAAAAGGCCGGTGGTGGATCTGCTTGTGCTGAAGGACCGTAACTTTGCGGTGGCCTGCCTGTTGATGGCAGGAATGGCGGTCATTCTCTATGGCAGCTCGGTAGTGATCCCACAGCTGGCGCAGCAGGATCTGGGTTACACTGCCACCTTATCCGGGCTGGTATTGTCACCCGGGGCAGTGCTGATCGTATTGTCAATCCCGCTGGTGTTAAAGCTGATGCCGCTGGTACAAACACGCCTGCTGATTGCCTTTGGCTTTACGCTGCTGGGCGTGTCGTTTATCTATTCCTCAACCCTGACGCCGGATATCGATTTCACTACTCTGGTATTGATGCGTAGCTTCCAGACTATCGGTTTAGGTTTCCTGTTTGTACCGCTGACCACGATCGCCTTTGTCACTATTCCGCAGCGTTTAAATGCCGATGCGTCGGCGCTGTTTACCATGTTCCGCAACGTGGCCGGGTCGATCGGCATTTCACTCTCCACCTCAATGATCACCGAGCGCTCACAGGCACGTAGCGCGCAGCTGGCGGACGGCATGACGCCCTTCAACGAACCGTTTAACTTAACGCTTGAGCGGTGGACACAGGGCGTCAGGGACTTTGCGCATACTGCCGGTGACCCGCTGACTATTGCCAGCGGCCAGCTGTATAAACAGATGATCGTACAGGCGCGTTTCCTGGCCTATATTGACGTTTTTATGGGCCTGAGCATTGTCGCCCTGATCCTTATTCCATTTTGTTTACTGCTGGCTCCGATCAAGAGCGAGGGCAGTGCGGGAGCACACTGA
- a CDS encoding ABC-F family ATPase, translating into MLVSSNVTMQFGSKPLFENISVKFGGGNRYGLIGANGSGKSTFMKILGGDLVPSAGNVALDPNERIGKLRQDQFAFEQFSVLDTVIMGHGELWAVKEERDRIYALPEMSEEDGYKVADLEVTYGEMDGYTAEARAGELLLGVGIPLEQHYGPMSEVAPGWKLRVLLAQALFSNPDILLLDEPTNNLDIDTIRWLEQVLNDRNSTMIIISHDRHFLNMVCTHMADLDYGELRVYPGNYDEYMTAATQARERLLSDNAKKKAQINELQSFVSRFSANASKSRQATSRARQIDKIKLDEVKASSRQNPFIRFEQDKKLFRNALELEAVTKGFDNGPLFSQLNMLLEVGEKLAIIGPNGIGKTTLLKTLVGDLLPDSGTVKWSENARIGYYAQDHAHDFSDDLTVFDWMSQWKQESDDEQAVRGILGRLLFSQDDIKKPAKVLSGGEKGRMLFGKLMMQKPNVLIMDEPTNHLDMESIEALNMALEMYEGTLIFVSHDREFVSSLATRVIEMTPGKMNDFTGNYEDYLRSQGIV; encoded by the coding sequence GTGCTAGTTTCCAGCAATGTCACCATGCAGTTTGGCAGTAAGCCGCTGTTCGAAAATATCTCTGTCAAATTCGGCGGCGGCAACCGCTATGGTCTGATCGGTGCCAACGGCAGCGGCAAGTCCACCTTTATGAAAATTCTCGGTGGGGACCTGGTGCCTTCAGCGGGTAACGTCGCTCTCGATCCTAACGAGCGAATCGGTAAGCTGCGCCAGGATCAGTTCGCCTTTGAACAGTTTTCCGTGTTGGACACGGTGATCATGGGCCACGGCGAGCTGTGGGCGGTTAAGGAAGAACGTGACCGCATTTATGCCTTGCCGGAAATGAGCGAAGAGGACGGTTACAAAGTTGCCGATCTTGAAGTGACCTATGGTGAAATGGACGGTTACACCGCCGAAGCGCGCGCCGGTGAACTGCTGCTGGGCGTGGGCATTCCGCTGGAGCAGCATTATGGCCCGATGAGCGAAGTCGCTCCCGGCTGGAAACTGCGTGTGCTGCTGGCACAGGCGCTGTTCTCTAACCCGGACATTCTGCTGCTGGATGAACCAACCAACAACCTGGACATCGATACCATTCGCTGGCTGGAGCAGGTGCTGAACGATCGCAACAGCACCATGATCATTATTTCGCATGACCGTCACTTCCTGAATATGGTGTGCACGCACATGGCCGATCTCGACTACGGCGAACTGCGCGTCTACCCGGGTAACTACGACGAATATATGACGGCGGCCACCCAGGCGCGTGAGCGTTTGCTGTCGGATAACGCCAAGAAAAAGGCGCAGATTAACGAACTGCAATCCTTCGTCAGCCGTTTCAGCGCCAACGCGTCGAAATCGCGTCAGGCGACCTCACGCGCCAGGCAGATCGATAAAATCAAACTGGACGAAGTCAAAGCGTCCAGCCGGCAAAACCCGTTTATTCGTTTCGAGCAGGACAAGAAACTGTTCCGTAACGCGCTTGAGCTGGAAGCCGTCACCAAAGGCTTCGATAACGGCCCGCTGTTCAGCCAACTCAATATGCTGCTGGAAGTGGGTGAGAAGCTGGCGATCATCGGCCCGAACGGTATCGGGAAAACCACATTGCTGAAAACCCTGGTGGGCGACCTGTTACCGGATAGCGGAACGGTGAAATGGTCTGAGAACGCGCGTATTGGCTATTATGCTCAGGACCATGCTCACGACTTTAGTGACGATCTCACCGTGTTTGACTGGATGAGCCAGTGGAAGCAGGAGAGTGATGACGAGCAGGCGGTGCGCGGCATTCTCGGGCGTCTGCTGTTTAGCCAGGACGACATCAAAAAGCCGGCTAAGGTGCTGTCCGGTGGCGAGAAGGGACGTATGCTGTTCGGCAAGCTGATGATGCAGAAACCGAACGTATTAATCATGGATGAACCGACCAACCACCTCGATATGGAATCCATCGAAGCGCTGAATATGGCGCTGGAGATGTACGAAGGCACGTTGATTTTCGTTTCCCACGATCGTGAATTTGTCAGTTCACTGGCGACCCGCGTGATTGAAATGACGCCGGGCAAAATGAACGACTTCACCGGTAACTACGAAGATTATCTGCGCAGCCAGGGCATCGTTTAA
- a CDS encoding sugar porter family MFS transporter, with the protein MTKEQYITLNRASGPNSSSKTEPFVKVIAAVATLGGLLFGYDTGVISGALLFMGDELHLTPFTTGLVTSSLLFGAAFGALFSGLFANAAGRKNIIILLALIFIIGAVGTSVAPNVGWMIFFRLILGVAVGGASATVPVYIAEIAPANHRGQLVTLQELMIVSGQLLAYISNAGFNAAWGGSESWRWMLALATVPAVLLWFGMMFMPDTPRWYAMQGKLAEARRVLERTRAREDVDWEMAEIEETLAEEDHGVKARLRDLAKPWLLKLFLIGIGIAMIQQTSGVNTIMYYAPTMLKAVGMSTNAALFATIANGAVSVLMACVGIWLLGKTGRRTMTLIGQFGCTFSLLFIAAVSFFMPETVHGQADALRGYMVLLGMLIFLCFQQAFLSPATWLLLSEIFPTRMRGVFMGSAIFAMWIANFLISLAFPLLLASVGLPGAFLSFALIGIFSGIFVVKCVPETRNRSLEQIEHYLHERLGEDNESRPSLAAAKRQAASH; encoded by the coding sequence ATGACAAAAGAACAATATATTACCCTTAACCGGGCGTCCGGCCCCAACAGCAGCAGTAAAACAGAACCCTTTGTCAAAGTGATTGCAGCAGTGGCCACCCTTGGCGGCCTGCTGTTCGGTTACGACACCGGCGTGATCTCTGGTGCACTGCTGTTTATGGGCGATGAACTGCACCTGACGCCTTTCACAACCGGCCTGGTGACCAGCTCCCTGCTGTTCGGTGCTGCTTTTGGCGCGCTATTCTCGGGCCTTTTCGCCAATGCGGCCGGAAGGAAGAACATCATTATCCTTCTTGCGCTGATCTTTATTATCGGTGCCGTCGGCACGTCTGTTGCGCCGAACGTTGGATGGATGATTTTCTTCCGTCTGATCCTCGGCGTCGCGGTCGGCGGCGCTTCGGCCACGGTGCCAGTCTATATCGCCGAAATTGCGCCGGCTAACCATCGTGGTCAGCTGGTGACTTTGCAGGAACTGATGATCGTCAGCGGTCAGCTGCTGGCCTATATCTCCAATGCCGGATTTAACGCCGCCTGGGGCGGCAGTGAAAGCTGGCGCTGGATGCTGGCTTTAGCCACCGTCCCGGCTGTGCTGTTGTGGTTCGGCATGATGTTTATGCCCGATACCCCGCGCTGGTATGCCATGCAGGGCAAGCTGGCAGAAGCCCGGCGCGTGCTGGAACGCACCCGTGCCAGGGAAGACGTGGACTGGGAAATGGCGGAAATCGAGGAAACGCTGGCAGAAGAAGATCACGGGGTTAAGGCGCGGCTGCGCGATCTGGCAAAACCATGGCTGCTGAAGCTGTTTCTGATCGGTATCGGTATTGCCATGATCCAACAAACCTCCGGCGTAAATACCATTATGTACTACGCGCCGACCATGCTGAAGGCTGTGGGGATGAGCACCAACGCGGCGCTGTTTGCCACCATCGCCAACGGCGCGGTATCGGTGCTGATGGCCTGTGTGGGCATCTGGCTATTGGGCAAAACGGGGCGGCGCACCATGACGCTAATCGGACAGTTTGGCTGTACCTTCAGCCTGCTGTTTATTGCTGCTGTCAGTTTCTTTATGCCGGAAACCGTGCACGGGCAGGCTGATGCACTGCGCGGCTACATGGTACTGCTCGGGATGCTGATATTCCTTTGCTTCCAGCAGGCCTTCCTGTCACCGGCCACCTGGCTGCTGCTGTCGGAGATCTTCCCAACGCGCATGCGCGGCGTGTTTATGGGCAGTGCAATCTTCGCTATGTGGATTGCCAACTTTCTGATATCGCTGGCATTCCCGCTGTTATTAGCCAGCGTGGGGCTGCCCGGTGCCTTCTTAAGCTTTGCCCTGATTGGCATTTTCTCCGGTATTTTCGTGGTCAAATGCGTGCCGGAAACGCGCAACCGCAGCCTGGAGCAAATCGAACACTACCTCCATGAGCGGTTGGGTGAAGATAACGAAAGCCGCCCGTCGCTGGCAGCGGCAAAACGCCAGGCGGCCAGCCATTAA